In one window of Lynx canadensis isolate LIC74 chromosome A3, mLynCan4.pri.v2, whole genome shotgun sequence DNA:
- the PLAGL2 gene encoding zinc finger protein PLAGL2 — MTTFFTSVPPWIQDAKQEEEVGWKLVPRPRGREAESQVKCQCEISGTPFSNGEKLRPHSLPHPEQRPYSCPQLHCGKAFASKYKLYRHMATHSAQKPHQCMYCDKMFHRKDHLRNHLQTHDPNKEALHCSECGKNYNTKLGYRRHLAMHAASSGDLSCKVCLQTFESTQALLEHLKAHSRRVAGGAKEKKHPCDHCDRRFYTRKDVRRHLVVHTGRKDFLCQYCAQRFGRKDHLTRHVKKSHSQELLKIKTEPVDMLGLLSCSSTVSVKEELSPVLCMASRDVMGAKAFPGMLPMGMYGAHIPTMPSTGMPHSLVHNTLPMGMSYPLESSPISSPAQLPPKYQLGSTSYLPDKLPKVEVDSFLAELPGSLSLSSAEPQPASPQPAAAAALLDEALLTKSPANLSEALCAANVDFSHLLGFLPLNLPPCNPPGATGGLVMGYSQAEAQPLLTTLQAQPQDSPGAGGPLNFGPLHSLPPVFTSGLSTTTLPRFHQAFQ, encoded by the exons ATGACCACATTTTTCACCAGCGTCCCCCCCTGGATTCAAGATGcaaagcaggaggaggaagtgggCTGGAAACTAGTTCCCAGGCCTCGGGGCCGGGAGGCGGAGAGTCAAGTGAAGTGCCAATGCGAAATCTCGGGGACGCCCTTCTCAAATGGGGAGAAGCTGAGGCCTCACAGCCTCCCCCATCCAGAGCAGAGACCATATAGCTGCCCTCAGCTGCACTGTGGCAAGGCTTTTGCCTCCAAGTACAAGCTGTATAG GCACATGGCCACCCACTCAGCCCAGAAACCCCACCAGTGTATGTACTGTGATAAGATGTTTCACCGCAAGGACCATCTGCGGAACCACCTGCAGACCCATGACCCCAACAAAGAGGCCCTTCACTGTTCTGAGTGCGGTAAGAATTACAATACGAAGCTAGGCTACCGGCGCCACCTGGCTATGCATGCCGCCAGCAGCGGTGACCTCAGCTGCAAGGTGTGCCTGCAGACCTTTGAGAGTACCCAGGCCCTGCTAGAGCACCTGAAGGCCCACTCACGCCGAGTAGCAGGTGGTGCCAAGGAGAAGAAGCACCCCTGTGACCACTGTGACCGGCGGTTCTATACTCGTAAGGATGTGCGGCGGCACCTGGTGGTGCACACAGGCCGGAAGGACTTCCTGTGCCAGTACTGTGCCCAGCGGTTTGGCCGCAAGGACCACCTGACACGTCATGTCAAGAAGAGCCACTCGCAGGAGTTGCTCAAAATCAAGACAGAGCCAGTGGACATGTTAGGCCTCCTCAGCTGCAGCTCCACAGTCAGTGTGAAGGAAGAGCTGAGCCCTGTGCTATGCATGGCCTCTCGGGACGTGATGGGGGCCAAGGCCTTCCCTGGCATGTTGCCCATGGGCATGTATGGTGCCCACATCCCTACCATGCCCAGCACGGGCATGCCACACTCCCTGGTGCACAACACGCTGCCCATGGGTATGAGCTACCCCCTGGAATCCTCACCTATCTCTTCCCCAGCTCAGCTTCCTCCAAAATACCAGCTTGGATCTACCTCATACTTGCCCGACAAATTGCCCAAAGTGGAGGTGGATAGTTTTCTGGCGGAGCTTCCTGGAAGCCTGTCTCTCTCGTCCGCTGAACCCCAGCCCGCCTCACCTCAGCCGGCGGCAGCTGCGGCCCTCCTAGATGAAGCACTGCTCACCAAGAGCCCCGCCAACCTCTCTGAGGCCCTCTGCGCTGCTAATGTGGACTTCTCCCACTTACTGGGCTTTCTTCCACTCAACCTACCCCCGTGTAACCCACCCGGGGCCACCGGAGGCCTGGTCATGGGCTACTCCCAGGCCGAGGCACAGCCCTTACTCACCACTTTGCAAGCTCAGCCTCAAGATTCCCCGGGAGCTGGCGGACCACTGAACTTTGGACCTCTGCACTCCTTGCCTCCTGTCTTCACCTCTGGCCTGAGCACCACCACCCTGCCTCGTTTCCACCAGGCATTCCAGTAG